The Geminocystis sp. NIES-3708 genomic sequence TTAATTGACTTAGAAGACGAGAAAAAAATACCAACAGGAGATCAAGTTTTGATCTTGGCAGACTATTACAAATGTGACTATCAATTTTTTTTATCGAATGAAAAGTTAGCTCCGTTTGAGCAAATAGAAGCACTTTATAGAAAACATGGTGATGAATTTTCTCAGAAAGATCGTAAGGTAATACAAGAATTTTTATTTCTATGTGAATGCGAAGAATTTTTGTTTGAATTAATACCTAGACAACATTATAAACTCTTTCATTTTTCAAAAAATGGATCATATTACAAAAGTCACGGAGAACAAGCTTCTATAAAATTAAGACAACATCTTGATTATTCCTCAAATGATTTTATCCGTGATATTTACGATGATTTTCGTCGTTTGGGATTTCATATATTTCGTCGAAAACTAGGTAATTCTTCTATTTCAGGACTATATATTAAACATCCGACGGCAGGTAAATGTATTTTAGTCAATTACGATGAAGATATTTACAGACAAAGATTTACGGTTGCTCACGAGTCAGCCCATGCAATTTTAGATGAGGAAGAAGATTTTGTTGTTTCTTTTACTTCTTGGAATAAAAATGACCTTGTGGAAATTAGAGCAAATACATTTGCATCTCATTATCTAATACCACGTAATTTATTAAATCAAATTCCACAACCAACTAATTGGGATGATGAAAAAGTAAAAATATGGGCAAATAAATTACAAGTAAATACACAACCTCTAGCCATTGCTCTCAGTGATGAAAAATTAATATCAACAGAAATTTATGAACAAATGAAATCGATCAAAATACTAAAGAATAAAAAGGTTGATCCAGAATTACCAGCTGATTTATCTCCTAATTCTCGTGAGCGTAAAGAATTACTTTTAAAAAAGGGACTCTCAACATTTTACGTCAATCTTTGTTTTGAAGCCTATGAAAAAAGTTTTATTTCACTAGGCAGATTAGCAGAAATGCTTTTAGTTAATGAACATGAACTCTATCAAATATTAGAAATTTACGGAATGAGATTAAGATATGACAACTGAACGTAATCCATCCAATTTTTATTCAATCAATGTTGTAGATACTTGTTCTATATGGCACATTATTTCAAGTCAACTGTTGCGTGTAACGGCTTATTCTGCTCGATGTTCATTTTGTTGTACTAATTTTGTATATTATGAGTGTTTGTATAAGCCACGAGAACAACCAAAAGATGAAGATATAGAATTACAAAATTTGCTAAAACAAGAAATCAACAATGAACAATTTAAAAGTTATCATCTTGATATTGAGGATTTACAGGAAGTTGAGATATTAAAAAGACGCAAAAAGCTAGGAAAAGGAGAATTGACATCTATTGCTTATGCAAAAAAGACAAATCAGGCTTTTATTACTGATGATCAGGGTGCAAGAAATATTGCTGAAGAAATACTTGGTAATGATAAAGTTCAAACTACCCCACATCTATTAGGATGGCTATTTTTCAAAAATTTCTTGAATTATGAAGATATAAAACTTATTATTGAACAACATCAAACATATAACGGTAAATTAGAGCGTTATTTTATGGAAATGTATCATAAAGCCTTAGATTATAAACTCAAACAGTATTCTACTAAATATTAAGGTTACTATCGAATAAAAACTAAAAATCTATAAATAGTATCATTGAAAAATATCATCGCCATACATGGAAACTGAATATTAAACAAGAAATTATCAATATAATAAAAACTACGAAAAGCTCGATCTTCATATCTGTATTGCCTTTTTTGCTAATTATATTTGTCTTCTATGCAAACTGTCAGGATTCTATTCTTCTGCTTGAATATTTTT encodes the following:
- a CDS encoding ImmA/IrrE family metallo-endopeptidase encodes the protein MSFDLKLFSSKLKKYREQRQVSIKEISQSTGILTQDLIDLEDEKKIPTGDQVLILADYYKCDYQFFLSNEKLAPFEQIEALYRKHGDEFSQKDRKVIQEFLFLCECEEFLFELIPRQHYKLFHFSKNGSYYKSHGEQASIKLRQHLDYSSNDFIRDIYDDFRRLGFHIFRRKLGNSSISGLYIKHPTAGKCILVNYDEDIYRQRFTVAHESAHAILDEEEDFVVSFTSWNKNDLVEIRANTFASHYLIPRNLLNQIPQPTNWDDEKVKIWANKLQVNTQPLAIALSDEKLISTEIYEQMKSIKILKNKKVDPELPADLSPNSRERKELLLKKGLSTFYVNLCFEAYEKSFISLGRLAEMLLVNEHELYQILEIYGMRLRYDN